In Flavobacterium cerinum, one genomic interval encodes:
- the htpG gene encoding molecular chaperone HtpG has product MTTGKINVSVENIFPLIKKFLYSDHEIFLRELVSNATDATLKLKHLTSIGEAKVDYGNPVIEVKIDKDNKKLHIIDQGLGMTAEEVEKYINQVAFSGAEEFLEKYKDTAKDSGIIGHFGLGFYSAFMVAEKVEIITKSYKDEPAAHWTCDGSPEFTLVSSDKSERGTEIILHIAEDSLDFLEEGKIRELLVKYNKFMPVPIKFGTRTEKVTTGEGDDTQEETITVDNIINNPNPAWTKQPSDLTDEDYKNFYRELYPMQFEEPLFNIHLNVDYPFNLTGILYFPKMSADLQIQKDKIQLYQNQVFVTDNVEGIVPEFLTMLKGVIDSPDIPLNVSRSYLQADGNVKKISNYITRKVADKLKSLFTENREDFETKWNDIKIVLEYGMLSEPKFYEKAGSFVLYPSVDGKYYTLEELKEALKDNQTDKDDKLVVLYASNKDTQHSYIETAKEKGYEVLLLDSPIVSHLIQKLEADNEKLTFTRVDSDHVDNLIKKDDNPISKLSEDEQNSLKTVLEELVPKTTYTVQMEAMDSKAAPFIITQPEFMRRMKEMSQSGGGGMFGMGNFPEMYNLIVNTNSDLATTILTTSDKTTQEGLVKQALDLAKLSQNLLKGEELTAFVKRSFELIK; this is encoded by the coding sequence ATGACTACTGGAAAAATTAATGTATCGGTAGAAAACATCTTTCCTCTAATCAAGAAATTTTTATACAGTGACCACGAAATTTTTCTTCGTGAGCTGGTATCAAATGCTACGGATGCTACATTAAAATTAAAACACCTGACGAGTATTGGCGAAGCTAAAGTTGACTACGGCAATCCGGTTATTGAAGTAAAGATTGACAAAGACAATAAGAAGTTACACATTATTGATCAGGGATTGGGTATGACCGCGGAAGAGGTTGAAAAATACATCAATCAGGTTGCTTTTTCAGGTGCTGAAGAATTCCTTGAAAAATACAAAGACACGGCAAAAGATTCCGGTATCATCGGTCATTTCGGGTTGGGCTTCTATTCTGCATTTATGGTAGCGGAAAAAGTGGAAATCATCACCAAATCCTATAAAGACGAACCGGCAGCACACTGGACTTGTGACGGAAGCCCGGAATTCACGCTTGTTTCATCTGATAAATCCGAAAGAGGTACTGAAATTATCCTACATATTGCCGAAGATTCATTGGATTTCCTTGAAGAAGGAAAAATCCGTGAGTTATTGGTTAAATACAATAAATTCATGCCGGTGCCGATTAAATTCGGAACCCGTACTGAAAAGGTAACAACCGGTGAAGGAGATGATACACAGGAAGAAACGATTACCGTAGATAACATTATCAACAATCCGAATCCGGCATGGACCAAACAACCAAGTGATCTGACAGATGAAGACTATAAAAACTTCTATCGTGAATTATATCCGATGCAGTTTGAAGAACCTTTATTCAACATCCACTTAAATGTTGATTATCCGTTTAACCTGACCGGTATTCTGTATTTCCCGAAAATGTCAGCTGATTTACAAATTCAGAAAGACAAAATTCAACTTTATCAGAATCAGGTTTTCGTAACCGATAATGTAGAAGGAATCGTTCCGGAATTTTTAACAATGCTAAAAGGAGTTATCGATTCTCCGGATATCCCGTTAAATGTTTCCCGTTCATATCTTCAGGCTGATGGTAACGTAAAGAAAATTTCGAACTACATTACCCGTAAAGTAGCCGACAAATTAAAATCCTTGTTTACTGAAAACCGTGAGGATTTTGAAACGAAATGGAATGATATCAAAATCGTATTGGAATATGGTATGCTTTCCGAACCGAAATTCTACGAAAAAGCCGGTTCTTTTGTTTTATATCCGTCAGTGGATGGCAAATATTATACTTTAGAAGAATTAAAAGAAGCTTTAAAAGACAACCAAACCGACAAAGACGACAAATTGGTTGTTTTATATGCTTCAAACAAAGATACGCAGCACAGTTATATTGAAACAGCTAAAGAAAAAGGTTATGAAGTGTTGCTATTAGACAGTCCGATTGTTTCTCACTTGATTCAAAAACTGGAAGCGGACAATGAAAAGCTGACTTTCACCCGTGTGGATTCGGATCATGTAGACAATCTGATTAAAAAAGATGACAATCCGATTTCTAAATTATCAGAAGACGAGCAAAACAGTCTGAAAACAGTATTGGAAGAACTTGTTCCGAAAACGACTTATACGGTTCAAATGGAAGCGATGGACAGTAAAGCAGCACCGTTTATCATTACACAGCCCGAGTTTATGCGCCGAATGAAAGAGATGAGTCAATCCGGTGGCGGCGGTATGTTTGGTATGGGGAATTTCCCGGAAATGTACAATCTGATTGTGAATACCAATTCAGATTTAGCGACAACCATCCTTACTACTTCCGATAAGACAACACAGGAAGGCTTGGTAAAACAAGCATTGGATTTAGCCAAACTGTCACAAAACCTATTAAAAGGAGAAGAACTGACAGCCTTTGTAAAAAGAAGTTTCGAGTTAATTAAATAA
- a CDS encoding OmpA family protein: protein MKKITIYTLAAVFMIGSVFISCESVKNANNTQKGAGIGAVAGAVLGGVLGNNIGKGGNGALGAVLGGVVGGVAGGVIGNKMDKQAREIEQAIPGAEVERVGEGIKLVLGENAVRFDTNKSTLTAAAKANLDKLVPVFQSYPDTDIVIYGYTDNTGKAEYNLTLSEQRAASVKSYLAGKGLSGNRFKTSGMGIADPIATNDTPDGRSKNRRVEFAITANDKMVQDAKKQAGN from the coding sequence ATGAAAAAGATAACAATTTATACATTAGCGGCAGTATTCATGATCGGATCTGTTTTTATAAGCTGTGAATCGGTTAAAAATGCTAATAATACGCAAAAAGGAGCCGGTATAGGAGCTGTAGCAGGTGCGGTTTTAGGAGGTGTATTAGGAAATAACATCGGTAAAGGTGGAAACGGTGCTTTAGGAGCAGTTCTTGGAGGTGTTGTTGGAGGTGTTGCCGGAGGTGTTATCGGTAACAAAATGGATAAGCAGGCTCGTGAAATTGAGCAGGCAATCCCAGGTGCTGAAGTAGAGCGTGTTGGTGAAGGAATTAAATTAGTATTAGGTGAAAATGCCGTGCGTTTTGATACCAATAAATCGACTTTAACAGCTGCTGCAAAAGCAAATCTTGATAAATTGGTTCCGGTATTCCAAAGCTATCCGGATACTGATATCGTAATCTACGGTTATACTGATAATACCGGTAAAGCAGAATACAACCTGACATTGTCAGAGCAAAGAGCTGCTTCTGTAAAGAGCTACCTTGCAGGAAAAGGATTATCCGGTAATCGTTTTAAAACAAGCGGTATGGGAATCGCTGATCCGATTGCTACAAATGATACTCCTGACGGAAGAAGCAAAAACCGTCGTGTAGAATTTGCTATTACGGCTAACGATAAAATGGTTCAGGATGCTAAAAAGCAAGCCGGAAACTAA
- a CDS encoding winged helix-turn-helix transcriptional regulator: protein MTAIKETSTIQENKRYALEKCPVSYVMERIGGYWKPIILYHLSKGDKRYSELKRAIPAITEKVLIQHLKQLENDNLLIREAKPVVPPFVTYRLSNAGVGLLPVIEAMAQWAFQDMEGGFTPSSDR, encoded by the coding sequence ATGACAGCAATTAAAGAAACATCAACAATACAGGAGAATAAACGATATGCACTGGAAAAATGTCCGGTGAGTTATGTTATGGAAAGAATCGGCGGTTATTGGAAACCGATTATCTTATACCATCTATCAAAAGGAGATAAACGCTATAGTGAATTAAAAAGAGCCATTCCGGCGATAACTGAAAAGGTTTTGATTCAACATTTAAAGCAGTTGGAAAACGATAATCTGCTGATCCGGGAAGCCAAACCGGTAGTTCCGCCATTTGTTACGTATCGTTTAAGCAATGCTGGTGTTGGTTTATTACCGGTAATTGAGGCAATGGCACAATGGGCTTTCCAGGATATGGAGGGCGGTTTTACCCCGTCATCAGATCGGTAA
- a CDS encoding NmrA family NAD(P)-binding protein translates to MKITISGSLGNIGKSLATQLVAVGHDVTVISSAADRKEAIEKLGAKAAIGSVSDPEFLKEAFVGADAVFAMTPPNMGGANIIANTVEAGKAFAKAITESGVKRVVMLSSIGADLPTGNGPIAGLYHIENLYRDLQAVSVTFLRAGLFFTNFYNDIPLIKGMGIMGANYPGTIQVPMVYPEDIATAASEELQKNTEGKNIRYIVSDVRTPNEVAQVFGAAIGKPELPWVEFTDEQSLQGMIQAGLPNEVAHLYTEMGTGFRNGTIPADFELQGSPVNGSTKLEDFAQIWATRF, encoded by the coding sequence ATGAAAATAACAATCTCAGGTTCTTTAGGGAATATAGGAAAATCATTGGCAACCCAATTAGTTGCAGTCGGACATGATGTAACGGTTATCAGTAGTGCAGCCGACAGAAAAGAAGCAATTGAAAAATTAGGAGCTAAGGCGGCAATCGGATCGGTTAGTGATCCGGAATTTTTAAAAGAAGCTTTTGTCGGTGCCGATGCTGTTTTTGCGATGACACCGCCAAATATGGGTGGCGCCAATATTATTGCGAATACTGTTGAAGCCGGAAAAGCATTTGCTAAAGCGATTACCGAATCGGGAGTAAAACGAGTTGTGATGTTAAGTAGTATTGGCGCGGATCTGCCAACCGGAAACGGACCGATTGCCGGATTGTATCATATCGAAAATTTATATCGCGATTTACAAGCGGTTTCAGTAACGTTCCTTCGTGCCGGTTTATTCTTTACAAACTTTTATAATGACATTCCATTGATCAAAGGAATGGGAATAATGGGAGCAAATTATCCGGGGACGATACAGGTACCGATGGTGTATCCGGAAGATATTGCAACTGCCGCTTCGGAAGAACTTCAGAAAAACACCGAAGGAAAAAATATTCGGTATATCGTTAGTGATGTCCGTACACCAAATGAAGTGGCACAAGTATTCGGAGCAGCGATCGGAAAACCGGAATTGCCATGGGTAGAATTCACAGATGAACAATCGTTACAAGGAATGATTCAGGCCGGATTGCCGAATGAAGTGGCTCATTTATATACTGAAATGGGAACCGGATTCCGAAACGGAACTATCCCGGCTGATTTCGAACTTCAGGGTTCACCGGTAAACGGATCGACTAAACTGGAAGATTTTGCTCAAATCTGGGCAACTCGTTTCTAA
- a CDS encoding lipocalin family protein: MKKLILLSALTMMLFACKSTSVTNTKLDRTSQVAIKGNWVLSSVSYPGSEYIKVNSFQIADSKCFEGSSWKFISNNNKGEMALEKANCPAFSSSFTWFVNKEGEFVLKLLNAGEKAKKVRDGYVLKLANQSETSFQLVDKINVGGKLTDVVYQFEKLN, from the coding sequence ATGAAAAAATTAATTTTGTTAAGTGCACTTACAATGATGCTGTTTGCATGTAAGTCAACATCTGTAACCAACACGAAGCTGGACCGAACTTCACAGGTTGCAATCAAAGGTAATTGGGTGTTAAGCTCCGTTAGCTACCCTGGTTCTGAATACATAAAGGTGAATTCTTTTCAAATCGCCGATTCTAAGTGTTTTGAAGGAAGTAGCTGGAAATTTATTTCAAACAACAATAAAGGAGAAATGGCGCTGGAAAAAGCAAATTGTCCTGCTTTCAGTTCTTCGTTTACCTGGTTTGTAAATAAAGAAGGTGAGTTTGTTCTGAAACTTCTGAATGCCGGTGAAAAAGCCAAAAAAGTAAGAGACGGGTATGTACTGAAGTTGGCTAACCAGTCGGAAACTTCTTTCCAGTTGGTTGATAAAATCAATGTAGGTGGCAAACTGACAGACGTGGTTTACCAATTTGAAAAACTGAACTAA
- a CDS encoding Lrp/AsnC family transcriptional regulator — MEELSKQEVELLRILQKNARFDITDLTERLHMSRTSVYDRIKKLEQEGYIKNYAAIVDHKKVGLNFIVIVTVSLNSQRLDYVEEFSRQVAMLDEVVEAYVTGGIFDYILKVIVKDPEAFNDFIATKLSVIPNISKIKSSFVMNYVKQSTVLPI; from the coding sequence ATGGAAGAATTAAGTAAACAAGAAGTAGAGTTGTTGCGTATACTCCAGAAAAACGCTCGTTTTGATATCACTGATCTTACCGAACGACTCCATATGTCCCGTACTTCGGTTTATGACAGAATAAAAAAATTGGAACAGGAAGGATATATTAAAAATTATGCAGCTATAGTCGACCATAAAAAGGTTGGACTAAATTTTATAGTGATTGTCACTGTTTCACTTAACAGTCAGCGATTAGATTATGTAGAAGAATTTTCCAGACAGGTTGCCATGCTGGACGAAGTGGTTGAAGCGTATGTAACCGGTGGAATTTTTGATTACATATTAAAAGTAATTGTTAAAGACCCTGAAGCGTTTAATGATTTTATAGCAACTAAATTATCGGTGATTCCGAACATCAGCAAAATTAAAAGTTCGTTTGTGATGAACTATGTCAAACAGTCTACCGTGTTACCGATCTGA
- a CDS encoding alpha/beta fold hydrolase has product MTPNPIATQIHINEKALYVYHQNFDSQKPTLVFLHDSLGCTQLWRDFPEKLAEATQCNVLAYDRLGYGKSDPMPTYERAVNYLEQEASVLNELLTQLDINAIILFGHSDGGSIALITAAQYPERIKAVIAEAAHIFVEEVTLKGIREAMEAYTSTDLPLRLQKYHGDKVDLLFKAWTLTWTRSDFKNWNIESLLPQITCPLLFIQGEADEYGTLEQVHKTIRQVSGKSETYLIPDIGHTPHKEAPELTLLAAKRFIENLK; this is encoded by the coding sequence ATGACACCTAATCCGATCGCTACCCAAATACACATAAATGAAAAGGCGCTTTATGTATACCATCAAAATTTCGATTCCCAAAAACCGACACTTGTTTTTTTACACGATTCGTTAGGCTGCACGCAATTATGGCGTGACTTCCCTGAAAAATTGGCGGAAGCGACACAATGTAACGTATTAGCCTATGACCGATTAGGATACGGTAAATCCGACCCGATGCCCACTTATGAAAGAGCAGTTAATTACCTTGAACAAGAAGCTTCTGTATTAAACGAGTTGTTAACCCAACTTGACATCAATGCTATTATTCTATTCGGACATAGTGACGGCGGTTCGATTGCTTTAATCACTGCGGCTCAATATCCCGAACGAATCAAAGCTGTAATTGCAGAAGCTGCTCATATTTTTGTAGAAGAGGTTACCCTAAAGGGAATTCGCGAAGCCATGGAAGCGTATACGTCAACCGACTTACCGCTTCGCCTTCAGAAATACCACGGTGATAAAGTGGATCTGCTTTTTAAAGCCTGGACATTAACCTGGACACGTTCTGATTTTAAAAACTGGAATATCGAATCGCTGTTACCTCAAATTACCTGTCCGCTTTTATTTATACAGGGAGAAGCAGATGAATACGGAACTTTAGAACAAGTACACAAAACCATCCGCCAGGTTTCCGGAAAATCGGAAACATATCTTATTCCCGATATTGGTCATACTCCACATAAAGAAGCCCCGGAATTAACCCTACTGGCTGCAAAGCGTTTTATTGAAAATTTAAAATAA
- a CDS encoding DUF1501 domain-containing protein, protein MNRRNFFKLTGTCTGGLLLMPDFLYSYATQSTLVTGEQCLVFIQLNGGNDGLNTFIPFDDPLYYANRPKIALSKEDVIASHKGMAFHPALKDLANIQQNGDLSIIQNVGYPQPNRSHFRSQEIWQTGSSSSEYLNDGWLGRYLDLQCKEHQPTAGVNIDNIDNLALKGEEPNSITVKDPQRFLVRKNNESDKKLSDNPQLDFVRKIAGSVTEGAEEIQQALSKSTTAISYPKTGLAKNLEWISRLIKGNLNSKVYYTSLNGFDTHDNQLSIHKNKLSELNDAIYSFYSDLKQANLLQNVTLVVFSEFGRRVKDNGNGTDHGTAAPMFVIGGQNKGTIIGQNPDLQNLDQGDLRFETDFRSVYAGLLQNKLHFDPAKIGIQNRPLASLF, encoded by the coding sequence ATGAACAGACGTAACTTCTTTAAACTTACAGGAACCTGTACCGGAGGTCTTTTACTGATGCCGGATTTCCTGTATTCATATGCAACACAAAGTACGCTTGTAACAGGTGAGCAATGTCTTGTTTTTATCCAATTGAATGGTGGAAATGACGGATTAAATACTTTTATTCCGTTTGACGATCCGCTATACTATGCCAATCGTCCGAAGATAGCCCTATCCAAAGAAGACGTAATTGCATCTCACAAAGGAATGGCCTTTCATCCGGCATTAAAAGATCTGGCTAATATCCAGCAAAACGGTGATTTGAGTATTATTCAAAATGTTGGTTATCCGCAACCGAATCGTTCTCATTTCCGAAGTCAGGAAATATGGCAAACCGGTTCTTCCTCGTCCGAATACCTGAATGACGGTTGGCTTGGACGTTACCTTGATTTACAATGCAAAGAACACCAACCTACGGCCGGCGTTAACATTGACAATATCGACAATCTTGCTTTAAAAGGAGAAGAACCGAATTCCATCACGGTAAAAGATCCGCAACGTTTTTTGGTTCGCAAAAACAATGAATCCGATAAAAAACTATCTGATAATCCGCAATTGGATTTTGTGCGAAAGATAGCCGGTTCCGTAACCGAAGGCGCAGAGGAAATTCAACAGGCATTGTCTAAATCGACTACAGCCATAAGTTATCCGAAAACCGGATTAGCTAAAAATCTGGAGTGGATTTCCCGATTAATTAAAGGAAATCTAAATTCAAAAGTATATTACACCTCACTAAACGGTTTTGACACCCACGATAATCAGCTTTCAATTCATAAAAATAAATTGTCTGAGTTAAACGATGCGATTTATAGTTTTTATTCCGATTTAAAACAAGCCAACCTGTTACAGAACGTAACGCTTGTTGTATTTTCCGAATTCGGCAGACGTGTAAAAGACAACGGAAACGGAACCGATCACGGAACAGCAGCACCTATGTTTGTAATTGGCGGTCAAAACAAAGGAACAATAATCGGCCAAAATCCCGACTTGCAAAACCTTGATCAAGGTGATTTACGATTTGAAACCGACTTCAGAAGTGTATATGCCGGTTTATTACAAAACAAACTTCATTTTGATCCTGCGAAAATCGGTATTCAAAACCGACCTTTAGCATCATTATTTTGA
- a CDS encoding EamA family transporter, whose amino-acid sequence MLKYIIIVILGAISYGMLASFAKIAYKEGYNAGEITLAQAFLGALLLWGAVIFRSIKKKTFRIVEGWKLLLAGTSIGVTTYIYYLSVSYIPASLAIVLLMQITWIGNVVEWLVFKKRLSPTTIFATVFIIIGTILAGNLSAVKQADLSVIGILLGLLSAVIYSISIIFTSKLGKETPVFEKSALMMSGSAMIIFVINLQSITTSNHLDFGLLQWGLFLAVFGTVIPPVCFSIGMPKIGAGLSSILLTLELPVAVFCAHILLCENITFVQLFGIIVMLSAITYLNLVNFRKSKTIKSNHNPH is encoded by the coding sequence ATGCTTAAATATATCATCATCGTTATCCTGGGCGCCATTAGTTACGGAATGTTAGCTTCCTTTGCCAAAATCGCATACAAAGAAGGTTATAACGCCGGTGAAATCACACTTGCGCAAGCTTTTTTGGGTGCGCTTTTATTATGGGGAGCTGTTATATTCCGAAGTATAAAAAAGAAAACATTCCGAATTGTTGAAGGTTGGAAATTACTTTTAGCCGGAACCTCGATAGGGGTCACTACATATATCTACTATCTTTCCGTTTCCTATATTCCGGCTTCACTTGCCATCGTACTACTGATGCAAATTACATGGATCGGCAATGTGGTAGAATGGCTGGTTTTTAAAAAACGGCTTTCTCCGACAACGATATTTGCGACTGTTTTTATCATCATAGGAACGATATTAGCCGGAAATTTATCCGCTGTAAAACAGGCAGACCTATCGGTAATCGGCATTTTATTGGGCTTACTATCAGCCGTAATTTACAGTATATCTATTATTTTCACCAGTAAACTCGGAAAAGAAACACCTGTATTTGAAAAAAGTGCCTTGATGATGAGCGGTTCCGCGATGATTATATTCGTGATTAATTTACAATCGATAACCACCAGCAATCATTTGGATTTCGGATTATTACAATGGGGATTATTTCTCGCTGTTTTCGGTACCGTTATTCCTCCCGTATGCTTTAGTATCGGTATGCCAAAAATCGGTGCCGGACTAAGTTCTATCCTACTAACTCTTGAATTACCGGTTGCCGTTTTTTGTGCCCATATTTTACTTTGTGAAAACATTACATTTGTACAACTATTTGGAATTATTGTGATGTTGAGCGCCATTACCTACCTCAACCTGGTCAATTTTAGAAAATCGAAAACAATAAAATCCAATCATAACCCCCATTAG
- a CDS encoding TetR family transcriptional regulator C-terminal domain-containing protein, with amino-acid sequence MAVTKRTNGKKETITEDAIIANYMNQVLENHQEPTSVYLFCKENKIEETVFYSFFTTLDGIKETIWIKLFENAVTSLKNDESFATYSNRNKLLALYFTFFEVLTLNRSYVYFVLKENKQGLHNLKQLRKLRSRFKKFIKEEVQVALIEKQEKIDKIAKPVLSEAAWVQFLFILKFWLEDTSVGFEKTDIMIEKAVKATFDVLDTTPLESLFDLGKFVWKERFN; translated from the coding sequence ATGGCGGTAACGAAAAGAACCAACGGAAAGAAAGAAACGATTACGGAAGATGCCATTATTGCAAATTATATGAATCAGGTACTGGAGAATCACCAGGAGCCGACAAGTGTATATCTCTTTTGTAAAGAAAATAAAATTGAAGAAACCGTTTTCTACAGTTTCTTCACCACATTAGACGGAATAAAGGAAACCATCTGGATTAAACTGTTTGAAAATGCAGTAACCAGTCTGAAAAATGATGAGTCCTTTGCTACGTATTCCAATCGAAATAAATTACTGGCACTTTATTTTACCTTTTTTGAAGTGCTGACTTTAAACAGGAGCTATGTGTATTTTGTTTTAAAAGAAAACAAACAAGGTTTACATAATCTGAAACAGTTGCGAAAGCTTCGTAGCCGTTTTAAAAAGTTTATCAAAGAAGAAGTGCAGGTAGCATTAATCGAAAAACAGGAAAAGATCGATAAGATTGCGAAACCGGTATTGTCGGAAGCAGCTTGGGTACAATTCCTTTTTATCCTGAAATTCTGGCTGGAAGATACTTCAGTTGGTTTTGAAAAAACCGATATCATGATTGAAAAAGCGGTAAAAGCGACTTTTGATGTATTGGATACAACGCCGTTGGAAAGCCTTTTTGATTTAGGTAAATTCGTCTGGAAAGAAAGATTTAATTAA
- a CDS encoding DUF1800 domain-containing protein, whose product MKTDTLWSLRLGFSGKQSDSITRKGIKGFLKDSFAASFDTKEPAFLSDDPKTLAELKDFRDRIKNADSDESKKMLRDQLQNSLELKTWWLDKMINDTYPLREKMVCFWHNHFVSTSQKVKVNYWIYLHNQLLREQAFGNFKTLTKKVIQTNAMVRYLDNVDNKRGKINENLSRELLELFTLGIGNYTEDDIKNGAKALSGLGLGEKNAQYRPLFEDPDTITYLGKTGKFKADDLVDIIFEQKNSPYRITRKLLKWFIYDNPKEELVQYYGDYLRKQNFEIQPLLIKMFTEEYDKQNAGSKIKNPLEYILPLLDELHISEPNLKAIAVFLRQQQMDLFNQPNVKGWDGGKSWLTSQVYLQRNTVADLLCRGRFVNPNKDNDKSIAVSLKWNPNGTNKTIITELKERLLFQTDSNLQQDFENILKYDFNPKADNADLAVLRLFNAMIKTPEYQLI is encoded by the coding sequence ATGAAAACAGACACACTTTGGTCCTTACGACTTGGATTTTCAGGAAAGCAGTCCGATAGTATTACCCGAAAAGGTATAAAAGGTTTCTTGAAAGATTCTTTTGCTGCTTCCTTCGACACAAAAGAACCTGCATTTTTGTCAGATGATCCCAAAACATTAGCCGAACTAAAAGACTTTCGCGACCGGATTAAAAATGCCGATTCTGATGAAAGTAAAAAAATGTTACGTGATCAGCTGCAAAACAGTCTGGAATTAAAAACCTGGTGGTTGGACAAAATGATCAATGATACTTATCCGCTACGGGAAAAAATGGTTTGTTTCTGGCACAATCATTTTGTGTCCACTTCTCAAAAAGTAAAAGTGAATTACTGGATTTATCTTCACAATCAATTATTACGCGAACAGGCTTTCGGTAATTTTAAAACACTGACCAAAAAGGTCATTCAAACCAATGCAATGGTTCGCTATCTTGATAATGTGGACAACAAACGAGGCAAAATCAATGAAAATTTAAGTCGGGAATTACTGGAATTATTTACACTTGGAATCGGAAATTATACAGAAGATGACATAAAAAACGGAGCAAAAGCGCTTTCCGGTTTAGGTTTAGGCGAAAAAAACGCACAATACCGCCCCCTATTCGAAGATCCCGACACGATAACTTATTTGGGTAAAACAGGAAAATTCAAAGCCGATGATCTAGTCGATATTATTTTCGAACAAAAAAATAGTCCCTATCGCATCACACGTAAACTTTTAAAATGGTTTATCTATGACAATCCGAAAGAAGAACTGGTACAATATTACGGCGACTATTTAAGGAAACAGAACTTCGAAATTCAACCACTATTGATCAAGATGTTTACTGAAGAATACGACAAACAAAACGCCGGTTCAAAAATTAAAAATCCGTTGGAATATATCCTCCCGCTTTTAGACGAATTACACATTAGCGAGCCGAATTTAAAAGCAATTGCCGTTTTTTTAAGACAGCAACAAATGGATCTTTTTAACCAGCCCAACGTTAAAGGATGGGACGGCGGAAAATCGTGGCTTACCTCACAAGTTTATCTGCAACGCAATACAGTAGCCGATCTGTTATGCCGCGGAAGGTTTGTTAATCCGAATAAAGACAACGACAAATCCATAGCGGTTTCCCTGAAATGGAATCCAAACGGAACTAATAAAACCATTATCACGGAATTAAAAGAGCGTCTTTTGTTTCAAACGGACTCCAACTTGCAGCAGGATTTTGAAAACATTCTAAAGTATGATTTTAATCCGAAAGCAGACAATGCTGATCTGGCCGTGTTACGCCTTTTTAACGCAATGATTAAAACTCCCGAATATCAGTTAATATAA